Within Ovis aries strain OAR_USU_Benz2616 breed Rambouillet chromosome 3, ARS-UI_Ramb_v3.0, whole genome shotgun sequence, the genomic segment AAAGAGAGCAATCATGAAACAAGCAGTCACAAAATAGCAGAAATCCTGAACAACTACATATTTAACTACGTACATAggatatgaaataaattatacttTTGGAAGAATTAAAGCatgttaacttaaaaatattatgctaTATCCAAGTTTCAATTGCTGGAATTAACAATAAATCTCAGAAACCTGCTCAAAAACCTTATTCCATCCTTGATTCATTcgttcatgtttttgttttccatttgctcCTCTGGGTGACAAACCTGCTTTTATCTATGGAGAGAGGTATGCACTGTGGATATAAGTAGTCCATAGTCTATGGCCCTGGGCATTTGAACTTGCTTTTCTTGTAGAAACCTCCTCCCTACCTCTGTCCCACTGTTATTGGGAGCTCCCTGAcacatttgaaagcatcaagtcttagTTTTCAAGGAGTTGTGCTGAAATTCTTTTTAAGCAGATGTCAGGGAAATCCcaaaaagtatctttaaaaagtAGCATGGTGAGAAGTTGGTATAAACCTCTCCACTATCATCAGGCTTGGCTTCAGTTGATTTTTGGATTTTAGGAACTGGAAATTAGTGAGAAATAAAAGTTAGGGACTAGAAAGATTTGCATTATATACAATCTTATATGCTGAATAATTATTTGGAAGTATGCAGAGAAAATTCCACTCCAGATGAATATTCCAGAAGGTTCCTTTTGGCTCCAAGTTCTTCACGTTCCATTGTTCTTCCAATCCCAACTTCCTCCATTCCATCCTTATGCAGCCAGCTTGGGTTTGAGGTGGAGAAAAGCTGAAGAGAAGGTGAAGAGGGGAGAAGAGAGTCAATGAAACATGTATGTGTGGAGCGTGAGGGTGGTGTGGATATGTTGAGGAGATCTTCTAAAGTAGTACTGTCCATTGGAAATTTCTGCAATGGTAGAAATGCTCTGTATCTGCATTTTCCCATAGGGAAGCTACTAATCACTTGTGGTTACAGAGTACTTGAAATATGTGATGGAGGAAgtacactttaaattttatttaatttgactttaaatgtaaatggaaacTCATGGCTGGTAATTAACATATTTGAAAGCACAGGTCGAAAGAATACGGTATTTACTCCAAATTGAGGACACAGCAGAACAAAAtcaatagagaaagacaaataacaattTCTCCTTAATCCTTCAAACCGCAAACTgcaaaaccaaaacatgaaaagtGAGAGACACATCAAGAGTTTACACAAATTTAGAGATAGAAAGgacaagtgaaaaagtgaaatgaCGAGGTAAAAGAAGTCAAATGGATAGAATGGATTGCAGCTTGAAAATCTTACTGTGCATGTTTCAAGCTTTCCTGAAGGGCTATGCTCACTAGGTTCAGAACCCAGGGAACTGGGAGGGGCAGTAACGGTGCTCTTGCTGCTTCAGGGCTACATTGCGCTCAGGCTGCTCTCCAGAAGAGCCTGCTACATTCTGAAGATGGACCACAAAGCCATCCCCGCTCTGGACCAACTCAAACGGTACATCTTTGAGAGGAAGGTAATTCTGGGGTAGCCTTAAGTATTCCCTGTTCTTGAGCCAGAGAATATGGGGTCCATGGAGAAATGAAGAGAGTAAGGGATAAGGATATGGTACTCTCCACTTTAAAGCATTTTCATATTCACTGATTTTAGAGCAGGAATACATCTCTTAGCTTGAGTTCCACTATGCAGCCCCCAGTTATAAGAGCTTATAATACAAAGGCTGCCTCTGCTCAGCCCTAGATATGTGTCCTCAGGCAAACCACTTACTTccttagaaagtaaaaataacaattaaaattttaaaaacctgtcaTAAATGCCGGGATCTTTGTAGAAGGACTAACtgcttttttcttaaaacaatgcTTTAGGAAGTAATGATTGGGAGGAAAAATAAGTGAAGTTGTAATATCCAATAACACAATGGTGCCAGTAAATACAATATAGTGAGAATAAGCCAACGTTGTGTGAGGCTGGGAACCTGAAGTTTAATTCTCCTTTTGTGTCTTCTCATTGGGCACTGGGTTCACCCTCTCTAGGTTTCATTGTCGTTAGCTGCAAAATACCATTGATAATAATGAGGCTTCTCTACAGACCAAGCTGTCAGAAGCGATGATGTCTTAAGATCCCTGACCACCTTCTGTCCAataatttgaaagagaaaaagtcaCAATTTAGAATAAGGTACACCACattatatctatttatttcatcttattcTACTCTGTCGTACTGATCTAGGCTTTGAACAGCATGTTCTCTGACAAATACATCTGGGTCAAGTACAACCCACTGAAGTCTCTGATCACAAATGTGAGTTGGTTCCTGTTTGGATCACCCATCAGGCAGCTTTGCGAACACGTCCCCTTATATCAGGGGGAAGTGGCTGATAAGACACGTAAGTACCAATAAATCATTCCTTCACCAAATATTTTCTGACTGCTCCAATATGTCAGGCACTCTGTTAAGTGCTGTGTGAGATACAAATAAACATGAAACATGACTCAATTGGGTTTATTGGGGGAATTAAATATCTTTCTTATGTGGAAATGCTTCTAAATGTTGGGGGAGACACAGAAGTGATTAAAACTCTGCCCCCAAGGAACACATGATCTGGTGGAGAAGTTAATTCATTAAGGTAGAGGATGGAATAAAAAACGATTCCTTTGGGACCAAGTAAAACTATTGGATTCTCTAAAGTATagtatagggcttccttggtggctcagcggtaaagaatccacctggaaggcaggagacacaggacatgtGTGTTCGATCcactggttgggaagattcctttggagtaggaaacagcaacccactccagtattcttgcctgggaaaatcccatggacagaggaacctgaggggctacagcccatagggtcgccaggggtcagacatggctgagcaactgaacacaaaagTACAGCATGGTAACTCTGGTTAAATTATgatattgtatacttgaaagttgctgacAGTAGAGATTAGGAATTTCTACCACACAAACACAAAAGGGTTAACTATGTGAAGTGATGGATGTGCTATTTTGACCTTCTATAATGTATCTGTGTATCAAATTATCATATTGTAcactttggtggtggtttagtcacttagtcatgtctgactctttgcaacccaatataccgtagcccgccaggctcctgagtccttgggattttccaggcaagaatactggagtgggtagccatttccttctcaggggtatcttcctgacccagggatcaaacttgagtttcCTGCGTTGAAGGTGGTTtgtttaccactgggccaccaggggagccccactaTATTGTACctcttaaatatatacaaatatatttgtcAAGTGTTTCTCAAAAAAGTTAAAGAGCAATCAGAATTTAGGATAAGATTGGTCCAAAAAAAGAGCAGGTAAAGTGGACTAACAGACGGGGAATAAAAACTCTGATTTATCCAGTTAACATATGTCACTGCAGTCATTCCTGGTATTTTTACACAAAATTGCTAAATATGCCCAAGTATTAAGAATGGCCAGAGTGAAAGAGAGGCTGGATCACAGACAGTGAAGGCAGCAAGAAAAATTCCTCAGAGTAGTGGGAGGTagatagagaaggaaagaattgGCTTTTATTACCTTTTTATTGCCCAGGtattaagatatttttcttttaataaggtCATTAGTACTTACAAGTAAAGGCACACTGACATACCATCAATGCAGAATGTCATGgcatcagctgagccacagagtaCTTCCAGGAATTGTTAGTCTTATTTAAACTAATATATGATTATTCTTCACAAATATAGCTGAAATCTTGGGCAATATGAAATTACATGAACAACCCCTCATTAAGACATTTACAAAAGGGCACTGGTTTGCTAAATTAAATCTAATTTGCTaacgttttcactctctttctttctaaaatttcccCATTTTCAGATAATACTGGTGCTGGAGCCTGCGCAAAGGCTGGGCTCCTGGGCATCTTGGGAATTTCCATCTGTGCAGATGTTCACGTGTAAGGCATTCAGCTCACCggtttcatctttttaaagaaatacaccCTTGGTTTCCACTCAACAGCCAAATTAAAATCTTTCTCAATGCCCCAACTAATTTGGAGATTCACTAGTAAAACATGACTGGTATATTTATAGATATCTGCGTGTTTGTTTTTAGAAACCACAAAGGGAAGCCAAACAATGTTTACATCAATATATGGAAGAAATTGCCAGGATTTCAAACAGAGTACATAGTATGAAAATTCCCAGATAATATAGGCGAGTTACATACAGGCTGGTCAGTTATGTGCAAGTCTCCATTTCTGCATCTGTCGTTTAGACCAGCTGTCCATTTCTCCATCCAACACACTGAGGTAGCTTAGGTAGAGCAGGGGCTCAGGTGACAGTAACTTCCACCTACTGAGAGGGATAGTTTATTTATACCCTTTAAAGACAACTTGACTGATCAGATGATGcaaactttatatataaaatttatgttatCAAGTATACCTTCTGACAAAGTCCCCAGCTTTGAGGGCCATGTATATAGCTTTTAGTTCATCAGATTAGTAGACTCAACCGTAATAAACAGTATCATGACATATTTCATCCCagagggtggagagagagagggagaaacacCCATCACCTAGAGAGAGATGCATATTCCTGAAAAGTTTTACAAGAGTGAGGGCTTGACTGGGAATATCAAGTCAATGTAGGAGGAAAACAATTTCTAACATTTCAAATAAACTGCAAAAGGTGGGCAAATTTCCAGCTCATATAGTTAATTCTCATATGGACTGGTCAATGAATGCAAGTTCAGAACAAAGAGGAACTACTTTAGCAAGAATTTCTATTGTCAGTTGCTCCTATTTCTAACATCTACTCCTTAATAACCATTAGCACCAGTATAGATATGCTGGCAAAACTACCATAgtaaagaaaagttatttttcttgttaGGCAATGAGTCATTTATATGAAACCATTTGATAACAGCAGTAAAGAGTATATAATAAAGTGTCAAACAAAAGTATGTTAGCTGGGCCCCTAATGTTTGCAAATGATGGCACCCAAATCGAAATAACAGGTGGGAGTGGCGAGGCGGGAATTTATTGTCTCATCTACCAAAGGAAGATAGGTGTATTCTGGTCTTGGTTGGCCAGAACTAGGTGCTTGAAGGTGACTAGACTATCTTTTCCCACTCTCAACACTCTCTCTCCACATGTCAGCCTCAGTGTCTTGCATTAGCTTTCTCCGTGGTGGTAAAACCAACATTACTGTGAGCCCCAAGGTCTCCATCTTCCTTGTGTCATCATCAGAGAGGAAAGGACTCTTAATTCTAATTGCAAATTAGCTTTACTTTAAATTACCAGGAAGATAAAACAGTTATAAATCTATGTACACGCAATGTCAGAGCACTTAAACATAAAAAGCAGACATGAACAGATGTAAAGGAAGTAGACAGCGAGATAATAACCATGGGAGACTGCAATACCCCACTTTTAATAACAGAtctttcacagaaaataaataaggaaacagcAGGCTTGAAAACTATAAACTGAACAAGCCTGGCAACATGTACAGAATATTCCCCCTAACAGTAGCAAAAACACATTCTCCATAAGCACTCATGGAACATTCTGTAGGGTAGATCATGCTAAACCAGAAAACAAgtcttaacaaatttaagaagattgaaatcattccaagtatctttCCCAACCACAAtggaataaaactagaaatcaataacaagagGAAAGTATTCACAAATACATGGGAATTAAACAACATACACTTGAACAACCACTGAGTTCAGAGAGAAGtcaaagggaaattagaaaatatcttgagacaaacagaaatgaaaacggaATTACTGTCTTCCCTCTCCTGACCTTACAAAGGGACTCTTTCTGGAGAACATTTAATGCAGCCCCAGCTTCCTTGTAGCTTGCATTTGACTCACTCCTTTTAGGCATGTGCCTGTTCTATTTGATTTGCTTCTCCTATTAAGtttaattgaagtgtaattgGCCTACGATGCTGTTAGTGCCAAGCACACAAGATAGTGGTTTGATGGTTCTATACATTATAATATGGTCCCCATAAGTCTAGCTACCACCTGTCATCATACAAAGATACCACATTATAAATGACTATAGTCCTAATACCGTACCTTAATTTTGTGActgaagtttgtacctcttaatctcctttaAGTATTTTACTCATCCCTCCACCCCTTTACCCTCTGGAAACTACCTGG encodes:
- the GKN2 gene encoding gastrokine-2 — protein: MKILVVFLVALAIFGTRSLGNEIYNIISPTDKGGQIQETMTIDNEKNAAIINIHAGSCSSTTIFDYKHGYIALRLLSRRACYILKMDHKAIPALDQLKRYIFERKALNSMFSDKYIWVKYNPLKSLITNVSWFLFGSPIRQLCEHVPLYQGEVADKTHNTGAGACAKAGLLGILGISICADVHV